In the Angustibacter sp. Root456 genome, CGCCGCCGAGGACAAGCAGCGCCGCGAGGAGGCCGAGGCCCGCAACCAGGCCGAGCAGCTGGCGTGGTCGACCGAGAAGTTCGTCAAGGACAACGACGAGAAGATCCCGGCCGAGCCCAAGGAGAAGGTCACCCAGGCCATCTCCGAGCTGCGCGAGGCCCTGTCGTCCAACGCTTCGGTCGACGACATCAAGGCCAAGACCGAGGCGCTCGCCACGGTGAGCCAGGAGATCGGCCAGGCGATGTACCAGGCCGAGCAGGCCGCGGGCGCGGCGGGCGAGTCCGCCGGTGCTCCCACCGGTGAGGCCGGCAGCGCGCCGTCCGACGACGACGTGGTCGACGCCGAGGTCGTGGACGACGAGCCCGAGGGGCGTGCGCAGGCATGACCGACGCCCCCCTGGGCGACCGTCCGGTCGCGGACGACGGGAGCGAGCCTCCCGTCGTCCGCGACAAGCGGCGGATCGACCCCGAGACCGGGCAGGTCCGCTCGTCCCAGAGTGGCTCTGCCGCAACCGATTCGACTCCTGAGGCCCAACCCGACGTGAGTGGTGAGATGGCGAACGAGACCGAGGTCGAGGCTCCCCTGGAGGCGCCCTCCGGGCTGACCCCCGACCAGGACCTCGCGGCCGAGCGGCTCGCAGACCTGCAGCGCCTGCAGGCCGAGTACGTCAACTACCGCAAGCGGGTCGAGCGCGACCGCGACGTCGCGCGCGAGTACGCCGTCGCGTCGGTGCTGGAGTCGCTGCTGCCGGTGATGGACGACGTCCACCTGGCCCGCCAGCACGGTGACCTCGAGGGCGGCCCGTTCGCCGCGATCGCCGACAAGCTCGAGGCGGTGCTGGGCCGGGCCGGCCTGCAGCGCTTCGGTGAGCCGGGCGAGGCGTTCGACCCCGCCGTGCACGAGGCGCTGATGCACACGCAGGCCGAGCTGGCCGAGGGCACCGACGTCACCACGGTGGTGCAGGTGCTGCAGCCGGGCTACAAGGTGGGCGACCGCGTCCTGCGCGCAGCGCGCGTGGCGGTGGCCGACCCTCAGCCGAGCGCCGAGTAGCTACTGCGAGAACGCGAAGGGAGGCGCCGGGTGGCCGGGCAGGACTGGTTCGAGAAGGACTTCTACGCGACGCTCGGCGTCGCGAAGGACGCCGACGAGTCGGCGATCAAGAAGGCGTACCGCAAGCTGGCGCGCAAGCACCACCCCGATGCCAACGCGGGCAACGACGAGAAGTTCAAGGAGATCGGCGAGGCCTACGCGGTGCTCTCCGACCCTGAGCAGCGCCAGCAGTACGACGCCATCCGCGCGATGTCGCACGGCGGCGCCCGGTTCGCCCCGGGCGGCGCCGGCGGCAACGGTGGGTTCGAGGACCTCTTCGGCGGCCTCTTCGGCGGGGCGGGGGGACCCGGCGCTGGCGCCGGCGGCGGCCGTCGGATGCGGTTCGACACCGGCGGTCAGGCCGTCGACCTCGAGGACCTCCTGCGCGGCATGGGTGGTGGCGGTGGAGGCTTCGGCGGGTTCGGTGGCACGCGCGGCCCCCGACGCGGCGCCGACCTCAACGCCACCACGACCATCCCGTTCCGCGACGCGGTCACCGGCTCCACGGTGACGCTGCGCGCGCCGGACGGCGGCACCGTGACGACCCGCATCCCGGCCGGCGTGCGCGACGGTCAGAAGATCAGGCTGCGCGGCAAGGGAGGCGTCGGCGACGCCGGTGCCGAGCGCGGCGACATGTTCATCACCGTGGCGGTCACGCCCGACCCGGTGTTCGGCCGCCAGGGCGACAACCTCACGGTCACCGTGCCGGTGTCGTTCGACGAGGCGGCGCTCGGCGCGCAGATCGAGGTGCCGACGCTCGGTGCTGAAGGTGCTGTGGCGACGGTGCGGGTCAAGGTGCCGGCGGGGACGCCGTCCGGCCGGGTGCTGCGGGTCAAGGGTCGCGGCGTGCATCGCGGCAAGACCACCGGCGACCTGCTCGTCACGGTCCAGGTCGCTGTGCCGCAACGGTTGAGCGACGAGGCACGGGCCGCCGTCGAGGCCTACGCCGCCGCGACCTCGGGTGACGACCCGCGGGCCGAGCTCATGGCCCGCGCGGCGAAGGGTCGCGGCTGACATGGCTCAGCGGCGTGGTGAGCGCGCCGAGCTCGACCTCGACGACGACACCCCCGTCTTCGTCATCTCCGTCGCGGCGCAGCTCGCCGGCATGCACCCGCAGACGTTGCGGCAGTACGACCGCATCGGCCTGGTGTCGCCCGACCGCACGCGCGGTCGCGGGCGGCGCTACTCCGCCCGCGACGTCGCGACGCTGCGCGAGGTGCAGCGGCTGTCTCAAGACGGCGTCAGCCTGGCCGGCATCAAACGGATCCTCGAGCTGGAGACGCACGTGAACGCCCTGCAGGCGCGGGTGCTCGAGCTCAGCGCCGAGCTCGAGCGCGCGCAGGCCAGCGCCGGGCTCTCCCGTCGAGTGTTCGCCGCCGGCCCCGGCGGCGAGGTGGTCTCGCTGCTCGCGGGACGGCGCCCGGACCGTTCCGCGTTCGGCCCGACCTCCGCGCTCGTGGTCTGGCGCCCCCGCGGCTGACCCCTCCCGCCGACTTGTGACGACTTTCCGACCCTTCCCGAGCCGAGAAGGGTCGGAAAGTCGTCACAAGTCGGGTGGGAGAGGTTGCCCGCGAGGTCAGGACACGCGTCCCTCGTGCCCGGGACGCGTCCCGGCTCATCGTCTCTCCTGGCACCACACCGGTGCCCCCGGGCCGGACGTCGGCCGGGGCAGCCCGCGGGCGCGTCGAACGTCGCTCCCGCACCGCACGAGGAGCATGACGTGACCAGCACCAGCACCAACCGCCCCGAGTTCGTCGGCGCCGCCGACCCCTTCGAGGCACGCACCTCCCCCCGCGCCGCGGACGGCGCACCCGGCCGCGGCTGGGCCGTCGCCGGTGTCGGCGCGGGCCTCGCCGGCCTGGTGGGCATCGGCGCCAGCATGCAGGTCGACGCGGTCTACGACCCCTCGGCCGAGGGGGACGCCGGCAAGATCGTCGACCGGCTCGCCGAGCAGGTCCCGCAGATCCTGGTGTTCCACACCGCCACGATGATCGCGGTCGCGCTGACCGTCGTCTTCGCGGCCGGTCTGCAGCGCCGGCTGCGGGCGCAGGCCCCGGCGCAGTCGCTGCTGCCGACGGTGGCGGCGTCCGGCCTCGGCCTGGTCACCGTCGCCGGCCTCATGGGCGCCGGCCTGACCACCGAGTTCGTCTTCGGCCTCGCCCAGGACGAGCAGATGGTGCCGGAGTCGGCTGCGTTCTTCGGCCACTGGGTCGGCACGATCCCGTGGCTCTGGATGGGCGCGGGCCTCACCGGCCTGGCCGTCGCCGTCGCTGCTCTGCGGCACGCGGCCGCGCCCCGTTGGATCGGCTGGGTGAGCGTCGTCCTCGGCGGCCTGACGCTGCTTTTCGGCCTCTCCCCGCTGCAGTACATGGCCGGCATGGTCGGCCCGCTCTGGCTGCTGGTGGCGGCCGTCGGCTTCACCTTCGGTGACCGCGCTCGCCGAGCCTGACGCCAGCTGATGTCACCGACATCGCCAAACCCGGTGACGGCCTCCCTGGGCGCCAATACAGTCCTGGGCTCATGGAGGCCGTCACCGTGAGCGCCGTCCCCGCGCTCACCGCGCCGGGTTCGCACGCTTCGACCCCTCAGTCCGCTTCGCCGCGGTCGGAGGGCCTGCCCCGCACGGCGGCTGCGATCGCAGTCACCGCGTGGGGCGTCGTCGTGCTCGCGCTCGTCATCCTCGTCACCGCGCGCCCGCCACTCACCGTTGACCTGTGGTTCTTCGTCGTCGACGCGATGGTGGGCTGCGTCTACGGCCTCGTGGCGGGGATCGTGCTCTCCCGACGTCGCCACGCCGTTCCCGGTGTGCTCGCGGTGACCGCGCTCGGTGGCGCGGCCACGGCGTTCGCCTTCGCCTACGGATCGCTCGGGATGCGGTACACCGGGCTCCCGCTGGTCGAGCAGGTGCTGCGGCTCAACGGGGTCGCCTGGGTGCCGGGCACGCTCGGCCTGTTCCTCGTCGTGCCCTGGCTGGTGCGCGACCACCGGCTCGGTCTGGGCGCCCGCGCCGGGCTCGGGCTCGGCGTGGCGGTCACCGTGACCTTCACCGTGACCTCGGCCCTCGACTCCCCGGTGCCCATCGCGCCGCTGGCTGCCGCCACGGTGGCCGTCGGGCTGATCGCGGCGGCGGACACCACCTGGCGCTGGGCGCGCGGGCCGCTCAGCGAGCGGGTGGGCCTCGGGTGGCTCGCCATCGGCACCGCGATCATGGCGTTGTCGTTCGTGCCCCTCGCCGTGCCCGCCGCCGAGCGGCTGCCGATCTGGTCGGTGCCGGTGCTGCACCTGCTGGCCCAGGCGTTCTTCCCCGCTGCCGTCCTCGTCGCCGTTCTGCGGCAACGGATGTGGGGTATCGACCTCAGCATCAGCCGGGCCGTGCTGGGTGGCGTGCTGACCGTCGTCCTCGTGGTCGTCTACGTCGTCGTCGCGGCCGTGATCGCCCGGCTGGTGCCGGGTCAGGGGGCGAGCCAGGTCGCGGCCGCGGCGGCGGTAGCGGTCGCCGTGCAGCCCTCGCGCCTGTGGCTTCAGCGCCGGGTGCAGCGGCTCGTGCACGGCGAGGCGGCCGACCCCCAGCGGGCCGTGCGTCGCCTCGGTGCGCAGCTGGGGTCGGCGCAGACCACCGACGAGCTGCTCGACGGGCTGGTCGCCAGCGTCGCCGAGGCGCTGCGGCTCGAGTCGGCCGAGCTCGTGACAGCGGACGGCGTGACCGCCTCGCGTGGCGTGGCGACCGCCGCACCGGACGTCGTCCGGCTGAGGCACCGCGCCGCGGATGTCGGCGAGCTGCGGGTCACGGCCCCCGCCGGCGAGGCCCTCGACGTCCGCTCCCGTCGCGCGCTCGACGAGCTCGCCGCCGTCGTCGCGGCGGGAGTCGCGCTGGCGCGGGCCTCGCGCGACCTCGACGACGCGCGCGACCGGCTCACCACGGTGCGGCTGCAGGAGCGCCGGGTGATCCGTCGCGAGCTGCACGACGGGCTGGGGCCGTCGCTGGCCGGCATCCGGCTCGGCCTGCAGGCGGCGCGCAACGTCGTCGAGACCGACCCGGCCGCCGCGGCCGAGCTGCTGGCCACCCTGCAGGCTGAGCTCGACCACCAGGTCGAGGACGTCCGTCAGCTCTCGCGCAGCCTGCTGCCACCGGTGCTCGACGAGCTCGGCCTCGCCGCGGCGCTCGACGACCTCGCCCAGCGCCAGCGCGAGGGCGGCCTCGAGGTGCGGCTCGACTGCAGCGTGCCCTCGGACCTGCCTCGCGACGTCGCCGCAGCGGTCTACGGCGTCGTGGCCGAGGCGGTCACGAACGTCGTGCGGCACGCAGCGGCGGGGCGGTGCTGGGTGGCCGTCGGCGTCGTCGACGACGAGCTCGTCGCCCTGGTCGAGGACGACGGCACCGGCGTTGCGGCGTCGGCCGTCGCAGGCGTCGGCACGACGTCGATGCGCGAGCGCGCCGAGGAGCAGGGCGGCACGCTGACCATCGAGCCGCGGGCGCCTCGGGGCACGTCCGTTCGCGCGCAGCTCCCGCTGAGCCTCGCGTGACGACGATCCGCGTGGTCGTCGTCGACGACCACCCGATGTTCCGGCTGGGCATGGCCGCGATGCTCGGCAGCCTGGACGGCATCGAGGTGGCCGGCCAGGCCGACAGCGCCGAGGCGGCCTTCGCCGTGGTCGACGCCGCCGTCGACCCCGTCGACGTGGTGCTCATGGACCTGCACCTCGGCGCCGACTCGGGCGTCGAGACCACCCGCGAGCTGGTGCGACAGCACCCCGACCTGCGCGTGCTGGTCGTGACGATGCTCGAGGACGACGACTCCGTGGTGGCCTCGGTGCGCGCCGGAGCGCGCGGTTACCTGCTCAAGGGAGCGACACCGGCGGAGGTCGAACGGGCAGTGCGGGCCGTCGCCAACGGCGAGGTGATCCTCGGGCCCGCGATCGCCGCGCGCGCGCTGGCCCAGCTGACCGGTGCTCGGCCGTCCGTCTCGCCGTTCCCGTCGCTCACCGAGCGCGAGCTCGAGGTGCTCGACCTGCTCGCGCGCGGCCTCGACAACACGTCGATCTCGCGCCGGCTGGTGCTCAGCCCGAAGACGGTGCGCAACCACGTCTCCAACGTGCTCACCAAGCTGGCCGTGCCCGACCGATCGGCCGCGATCGTGCGGGCCCGCGAGGCGGGCCTGGGCGTCGGCTGACGGCTCCTGTTCCCTTGAGGGCCCCGGAAGGCGCATACTCAAGGTGATGACTACAACGCCCGCGCGGCGGCGGACCCTCGCCACGAGCCCCTTCCGACCCCAGCCGGAGGCGGTGGTGCCGCACTTCGAGTGCGGTGACCAGGTCAACCACGACGTGTACGGCGTCGGCCGCGTCGTGAGCACCGACGCCGACGCGGTCACGGTCGACTTCGGCACGCAGGTGGTGCGGGTCGTCAGCCCGTTCCGCAAGATGGCGGCGCTGTAGCGCTCTGCCGTCGTGGCAGGGTGGCGGCATGACCGCTGCCCCGCGTGACGTCCCCCCGCGCACGGACTTCACCGTGTGGTGGCCGACGCAGACGCGGTGGGCCGACAACGACCAGTACGGCCATGCCAACAACGTCGTCTACTACTCGTGGTTCGACACCGCGGTGAACGGCCTGCTGATGCAACGGCTCGGCAGCGACGTCCGCGACCTGCCGGCGATCGGCGTCGTCGCGGAGACGTCCTGCCGCTACCTGGCGCAGGTGGGCTTCCCGCAGGCGCTGGAGGTCGGGATCGCCGTCGAGCGGCTCGGCACGAGCAGCGTGACCTACCGCCTCGCGGTGTTCCGGGTCGGCGCGGCCGACCCTGCCGCGGTGGGCCGCTTCGTGCACGTGTACGTCGACCCCGGCACGCGGCGTCCGGTGCCTGTGCCGCAGGCGGTGCGTGACGCGCTCGCCGACCTCACCAGTTCTGCATCGAACGGCTGAAGATCGTCGCGAGGTCGTCGGCCTCCACCGGCCGGGGACTGATCGACAGCAACCGGGGCTGGGCCAGCGACCCCTCGACGAGAGCCGGGACGTCGTCGGCGCCGAACCCCAGCTCGGCCAGCCCGCTCGGCAGCCCGATGTCGCGCATGAGCTCGGTCAGCGCCGTCGGCAGCAGGTCGACGGCGTCATCGCACCGGACGCCGGGCGCCAGCAGCTCAGCGGCGCGCACGTGCCGGTCGGGGTTGGCAGAGTAGGTGAAGCGGAACGACTCGGGCGCGGTCATCGCCACCGACATGCCGTGCGGCACGAGGGGCCCGTCGCCGGGGTAGCCCTCGGCGCGGAACTCGCGCACCTGGCCCGCCACCGGGTAGGCGTTGGCGTGCGGCACGTGCACACCGGCGTTGCCGAAGCCCAGCCCGGCGAACGTGGCGGCGAGGGCCATGTCGGTACGCGCGCCGACGTCGCCTCCGTCGGTCACGGCGCGCCGGAACGACTGCGCGAGCAGCGACATGGCGCGCTCCGCCCACATGTCGGAGATGGGGTTGGCGCCGCAGTAGGGCACCCGCTCGTCAGCCCGCTTGCGCTCGAAGGTCGCGTACGGACGCGCGGTGTAGCTCTCGAGCGCGTGGCACAGGATGTCCATGCCGGCGCTCGCGGTGACGCCGGCCGGCTGCGACATGGTGAGCTCCG is a window encoding:
- the grpE gene encoding nucleotide exchange factor GrpE, whose amino-acid sequence is MANETEVEAPLEAPSGLTPDQDLAAERLADLQRLQAEYVNYRKRVERDRDVAREYAVASVLESLLPVMDDVHLARQHGDLEGGPFAAIADKLEAVLGRAGLQRFGEPGEAFDPAVHEALMHTQAELAEGTDVTTVVQVLQPGYKVGDRVLRAARVAVADPQPSAE
- a CDS encoding DnaJ C-terminal domain-containing protein gives rise to the protein MAGQDWFEKDFYATLGVAKDADESAIKKAYRKLARKHHPDANAGNDEKFKEIGEAYAVLSDPEQRQQYDAIRAMSHGGARFAPGGAGGNGGFEDLFGGLFGGAGGPGAGAGGGRRMRFDTGGQAVDLEDLLRGMGGGGGGFGGFGGTRGPRRGADLNATTTIPFRDAVTGSTVTLRAPDGGTVTTRIPAGVRDGQKIRLRGKGGVGDAGAERGDMFITVAVTPDPVFGRQGDNLTVTVPVSFDEAALGAQIEVPTLGAEGAVATVRVKVPAGTPSGRVLRVKGRGVHRGKTTGDLLVTVQVAVPQRLSDEARAAVEAYAAATSGDDPRAELMARAAKGRG
- a CDS encoding heat shock protein transcriptional repressor HspR, translating into MAQRRGERAELDLDDDTPVFVISVAAQLAGMHPQTLRQYDRIGLVSPDRTRGRGRRYSARDVATLREVQRLSQDGVSLAGIKRILELETHVNALQARVLELSAELERAQASAGLSRRVFAAGPGGEVVSLLAGRRPDRSAFGPTSALVVWRPRG
- a CDS encoding sensor histidine kinase, with amino-acid sequence MEAVTVSAVPALTAPGSHASTPQSASPRSEGLPRTAAAIAVTAWGVVVLALVILVTARPPLTVDLWFFVVDAMVGCVYGLVAGIVLSRRRHAVPGVLAVTALGGAATAFAFAYGSLGMRYTGLPLVEQVLRLNGVAWVPGTLGLFLVVPWLVRDHRLGLGARAGLGLGVAVTVTFTVTSALDSPVPIAPLAAATVAVGLIAAADTTWRWARGPLSERVGLGWLAIGTAIMALSFVPLAVPAAERLPIWSVPVLHLLAQAFFPAAVLVAVLRQRMWGIDLSISRAVLGGVLTVVLVVVYVVVAAVIARLVPGQGASQVAAAAAVAVAVQPSRLWLQRRVQRLVHGEAADPQRAVRRLGAQLGSAQTTDELLDGLVASVAEALRLESAELVTADGVTASRGVATAAPDVVRLRHRAADVGELRVTAPAGEALDVRSRRALDELAAVVAAGVALARASRDLDDARDRLTTVRLQERRVIRRELHDGLGPSLAGIRLGLQAARNVVETDPAAAAELLATLQAELDHQVEDVRQLSRSLLPPVLDELGLAAALDDLAQRQREGGLEVRLDCSVPSDLPRDVAAAVYGVVAEAVTNVVRHAAAGRCWVAVGVVDDELVALVEDDGTGVAASAVAGVGTTSMRERAEEQGGTLTIEPRAPRGTSVRAQLPLSLA
- a CDS encoding response regulator transcription factor, with protein sequence MTTIRVVVVDDHPMFRLGMAAMLGSLDGIEVAGQADSAEAAFAVVDAAVDPVDVVLMDLHLGADSGVETTRELVRQHPDLRVLVVTMLEDDDSVVASVRAGARGYLLKGATPAEVERAVRAVANGEVILGPAIAARALAQLTGARPSVSPFPSLTERELEVLDLLARGLDNTSISRRLVLSPKTVRNHVSNVLTKLAVPDRSAAIVRAREAGLGVG
- a CDS encoding thioesterase family protein, which gives rise to MTAAPRDVPPRTDFTVWWPTQTRWADNDQYGHANNVVYYSWFDTAVNGLLMQRLGSDVRDLPAIGVVAETSCRYLAQVGFPQALEVGIAVERLGTSSVTYRLAVFRVGAADPAAVGRFVHVYVDPGTRRPVPVPQAVRDALADLTSSASNG
- a CDS encoding hydroxyacid-oxoacid transhydrogenase, producing the protein MAAETVFTYAAPGLKFGPGASAELAHDLAALGCRRVLLVTDPGVLATGAPERIVDLLRAGGVDVEVYADVHVEPTDRSLQDAVEHARVLSRVDGVVAVGGGSSIDTAKAVNLMLCAPGELMDYVNAPIGNGQAPPTDLLPLVAVPTTTGTGAESTTVCVLDVLARKVKTGISHARLRPTLAVIDPELTMSQPAGVTASAGMDILCHALESYTARPYATFERKRADERVPYCGANPISDMWAERAMSLLAQSFRRAVTDGGDVGARTDMALAATFAGLGFGNAGVHVPHANAYPVAGQVREFRAEGYPGDGPLVPHGMSVAMTAPESFRFTYSANPDRHVRAAELLAPGVRCDDAVDLLPTALTELMRDIGLPSGLAELGFGADDVPALVEGSLAQPRLLSISPRPVEADDLATIFSRSMQNW